In Chitinispirillales bacterium ANBcel5, a single genomic region encodes these proteins:
- a CDS encoding M23 family metallopeptidase has product MKRNYWTFFLISSDKSACKRIATSSFLRFCVLFILILSISGYIRMGYLAWMYHYQTHVSKYEVDRHLRLVKKDEILTTWLRKMVCNLEYDDRVTEILDQSTTHRVKNKIIPVHNRYTPDLENTFGNYCSNSMTVDSLPYGYRDTISITIQSEKSPYLPSIVPAMGTITSFFGKRSDPLVSSSSFHNGIDIASSVGTPVRATAKGDVIFSGYFGTFGKTVMIEHKQSGYKTLYAHLHRTSVKKGDGVKKGEQIGLMGSTGRSTGPHLHYEVHFQGNIVDPLEFMLPRDVIVD; this is encoded by the coding sequence ATGAAAAGAAACTACTGGACATTTTTCCTTATCTCTTCTGATAAATCAGCCTGTAAGCGAATAGCAACCAGTTCTTTTTTACGATTTTGTGTTCTTTTTATTCTTATACTCTCTATCAGTGGTTATATCCGCATGGGATATTTGGCATGGATGTATCATTACCAGACACATGTATCAAAATACGAAGTTGATAGACACCTCAGGCTTGTTAAAAAAGATGAGATACTTACAACATGGCTTCGAAAGATGGTGTGTAATCTTGAATATGACGATCGGGTTACTGAAATACTGGATCAGAGCACAACTCACAGGGTGAAGAATAAAATCATACCTGTTCACAATCGGTATACTCCTGATTTGGAAAACACTTTTGGTAACTATTGTAGTAATTCTATGACCGTAGATTCATTGCCCTATGGGTACAGAGACACGATATCCATTACCATACAGAGTGAAAAGTCACCCTATCTACCATCCATTGTTCCTGCAATGGGAACTATTACATCATTTTTTGGTAAAAGGAGTGATCCTCTGGTTAGCAGTAGTTCATTTCACAATGGAATTGATATAGCTAGCAGTGTGGGGACTCCAGTACGAGCAACGGCTAAGGGTGATGTGATCTTTTCGGGCTATTTTGGTACATTTGGTAAGACGGTTATGATCGAGCATAAACAGAGCGGTTATAAAACCCTCTATGCTCATCTTCACAGGACATCAGTAAAAAAGGGCGATGGAGTGAAAAAGGGAGAGCAGATTGGGCTGATGGGATCAACGGGAAGAAGTACCGGACCTCACCTTCACTATGAAGTTCACTTTCAGGGGAACATTGTTGATCCGCTTGAATTTATGCTCCCCAGGGATGTGATTGTAGACTGA
- the scpB gene encoding SMC-Scp complex subunit ScpB produces the protein MSENYMEEEITLQEQESMQKGELDKAEVQTDELRILEALLFASDDLLTPARLKAILPGKPDARKLRKMVDKINAQLQKEAHPFEIVQIGGGYQFRTVSFYQPWVKRIFKEKAAKKLSLQALECLAIIAYKQPISKAEIEAVRGVISDGAMKTLLEKHLVSISGRSEKPGRPLLYSTTPHFLKYFGLNKISDLPRIEEFEALAKEKMDEFSLDDTPQDSDPEPQEDQQELNSPRSEEPQSVSEEKPQQSSNDSAQE, from the coding sequence GTGAGCGAAAACTACATGGAGGAGGAAATTACGTTGCAGGAGCAGGAATCGATGCAAAAAGGTGAACTAGACAAAGCAGAAGTTCAGACCGATGAGCTGCGAATCCTTGAAGCACTTCTGTTTGCATCAGACGATCTACTTACCCCCGCACGGCTTAAAGCCATTTTGCCCGGTAAGCCCGATGCCAGAAAATTGCGTAAAATGGTCGATAAAATAAACGCCCAGCTTCAAAAAGAAGCTCACCCCTTTGAGATTGTACAGATTGGCGGAGGATATCAGTTTCGTACCGTGTCCTTCTACCAGCCCTGGGTAAAGCGAATATTTAAAGAAAAGGCTGCCAAAAAACTCTCACTGCAGGCTCTTGAATGCCTGGCGATAATAGCCTACAAACAACCCATAAGCAAAGCTGAGATCGAGGCGGTAAGAGGAGTAATCTCAGATGGCGCCATGAAAACACTGCTGGAAAAACACCTGGTCAGCATTTCGGGAAGAAGTGAAAAGCCTGGAAGACCACTCCTTTACAGCACTACCCCCCATTTTCTTAAATACTTTGGATTGAATAAAATCTCAGATCTTCCACGAATCGAGGAGTTTGAAGCCCTGGCAAAGGAGAAGATGGACGAATTCTCTTTAGATGATACCCCCCAGGACTCTGACCCAGAGCCTCAGGAGGATCAGCAGGAACTTAACAGCCCCCGTTCAGAGGAGCCACAAAGCGTCTCTGAAGAGAAACCCCAACAGTCTTCTAACGACAGCGCACAGGAGTAA
- the mutS gene encoding DNA mismatch repair protein MutS translates to MKKSTTSYSAPSNDLTPLMRQYLEIKERNPDTILLYRMGDFYELFFEDAKIAANVLGLTLTSRNHGGAQSTPLAGFPYHALDRYANRLVRAGYKIAVCEQTEDPKAAKGIVKRDVVEVITAGTATEDNFIEERANNYILSLFSSEQKTGVAICDLSTGLYEVEEIDTGELEYEIVRIDPSELLLSDANDVSIPQCVAQSYKRCLISKFDSWKFSFESANEAICSHFNIASVQAMGLEGFNEGVCAAGALLSYLKEQKKSDLKHISSLKPRALSQYAELDPSTIRNLELLKPMQTDDKDTTLVSVLDRTGTAMGARLLRTWITHPLQDLNAINGRLDCVEWLKNDIYVRSETELLLKRICDLERLISRVMFERANARDLLSLAQSFDVLPSLIKVLEQSPVEQMALICSKLHGFATISKLISSTIEENPPLSVKEGGIIKKGINEQLDEIRDASLNGKQWIASLQETERQRTKISSLKVGYNKVFGYYIEVSKANKELVPDNYIRKQTLVNGERFITPELKDMEAKVLGAQEKLNALEFEVFTSLRKEVSTHCERIQKAASALATLDVYVSLARIAADYAYTRPVITNDCDIIIKEGRHPVVERMNDSEQFVPNDTEIISGESQLLLITGPNMAGKSTYLRQNALITIMAQLGSFVPAQHAQIGVVDKFFTRVGASDRLARGQSTFLVEMIEVANILNNTTNRSLIILDEVGRGTSTFDGISIAWAVAEFLHETDSRRGRTLFATHYHELTEMPLLYSRIKNLHIRVKEWNDKIIFLRKIENGSCDHSYGIQVARLAGVPQVVINRAREILTNLENMELTPDHKPILARKRTKDEPENSSEQTDLFDDGVQLNLMDTHTAEIMATLHSLDINGLTPLDALNILSELKAKSNSEV, encoded by the coding sequence ATGAAAAAATCTACCACTTCATATTCTGCACCATCTAATGATCTTACCCCCCTCATGCGTCAGTATTTGGAAATTAAAGAGCGCAATCCCGACACAATTCTGCTCTACCGCATGGGTGATTTTTACGAACTTTTCTTTGAGGACGCCAAGATCGCCGCCAATGTACTTGGGCTCACTCTAACCAGCCGTAACCATGGCGGTGCACAAAGTACCCCCCTTGCCGGTTTTCCCTACCATGCCCTCGATCGGTACGCAAACCGCCTGGTCAGAGCAGGCTACAAGATCGCCGTTTGTGAGCAAACCGAAGACCCCAAGGCTGCAAAAGGCATTGTAAAACGTGATGTCGTTGAGGTGATCACCGCAGGTACTGCCACTGAAGATAACTTTATCGAAGAGCGCGCAAATAATTACATTCTCTCTCTTTTTAGCTCAGAACAAAAAACGGGTGTGGCAATCTGTGATCTCTCTACCGGACTGTATGAAGTGGAGGAGATCGATACTGGCGAACTTGAGTATGAAATAGTAAGAATAGATCCAAGTGAACTGCTGTTATCCGACGCTAACGACGTTTCCATACCACAGTGTGTGGCTCAAAGTTATAAAAGGTGCCTGATTTCAAAATTCGACTCCTGGAAATTCTCCTTTGAAAGTGCCAATGAAGCGATTTGTTCTCATTTCAATATTGCTTCCGTTCAGGCTATGGGACTCGAAGGGTTCAATGAAGGAGTATGTGCTGCCGGAGCGTTGCTTTCCTATCTAAAAGAGCAGAAAAAAAGCGATCTCAAACATATCTCCTCTCTCAAGCCCAGAGCCCTGAGTCAGTATGCAGAGCTTGATCCCAGTACAATCAGAAACCTTGAGCTGCTCAAGCCCATGCAAACCGATGATAAAGATACCACTCTGGTCTCAGTACTGGATCGCACTGGAACTGCAATGGGAGCGCGACTGCTCAGAACCTGGATCACTCATCCTCTGCAGGATTTAAATGCCATAAACGGTCGTCTGGATTGTGTCGAATGGCTCAAAAACGATATCTATGTCAGATCAGAAACAGAGCTTCTGCTTAAACGTATATGCGATCTTGAGCGCCTCATAAGCCGGGTTATGTTTGAGCGGGCAAATGCACGGGACCTTCTTTCTCTTGCTCAGTCCTTTGATGTGTTACCATCACTTATAAAGGTACTGGAACAGTCACCCGTAGAGCAAATGGCACTTATCTGCTCTAAACTCCACGGCTTTGCAACCATCTCCAAGCTTATCAGCTCAACTATAGAGGAAAACCCACCTCTGTCGGTCAAAGAGGGTGGAATAATAAAAAAGGGAATAAATGAGCAACTTGATGAGATACGGGATGCATCACTTAACGGTAAACAGTGGATCGCTTCCCTTCAGGAAACAGAGCGCCAAAGAACCAAAATATCCTCTCTTAAGGTCGGGTACAATAAGGTATTTGGTTATTATATAGAGGTTTCAAAGGCCAATAAAGAGCTTGTGCCGGATAACTATATCAGAAAACAGACACTGGTCAACGGAGAGCGCTTCATTACTCCTGAGCTTAAGGATATGGAAGCAAAAGTGCTTGGAGCACAGGAAAAACTTAATGCTCTTGAGTTTGAAGTTTTTACCTCGCTTAGAAAAGAGGTTTCAACCCATTGTGAACGTATCCAAAAGGCCGCATCAGCTCTTGCAACCCTGGATGTGTATGTATCGCTTGCAAGAATTGCCGCAGATTATGCCTACACGCGACCGGTTATTACCAACGATTGTGATATAATCATAAAAGAAGGGCGCCATCCGGTGGTAGAGCGGATGAACGATTCTGAGCAGTTTGTCCCCAACGATACAGAAATCATTTCGGGCGAATCACAGCTTCTTCTTATTACCGGGCCCAATATGGCTGGTAAATCAACCTATCTTCGTCAGAATGCACTGATTACAATCATGGCACAGCTGGGGTCATTTGTTCCTGCACAGCATGCTCAGATTGGTGTAGTCGATAAGTTTTTCACCCGGGTCGGTGCATCAGATCGTCTGGCCCGTGGTCAAAGTACATTTTTAGTCGAAATGATAGAAGTGGCAAATATATTAAACAACACCACCAACAGAAGCCTTATTATTCTCGATGAGGTCGGTCGGGGTACCTCTACCTTTGATGGCATAAGTATAGCCTGGGCGGTAGCTGAATTTCTGCATGAAACCGATTCACGACGAGGCAGAACACTTTTTGCCACCCACTACCATGAGCTCACCGAGATGCCTCTTCTTTACAGCAGAATTAAAAACCTCCACATCAGAGTTAAAGAGTGGAACGATAAAATTATCTTTCTGCGCAAGATCGAAAATGGCTCCTGTGATCACTCTTACGGCATTCAGGTTGCAAGACTTGCAGGCGTTCCACAGGTAGTTATTAACCGGGCCAGAGAGATATTAACCAATCTTGAAAATATGGAACTTACGCCTGACCATAAGCCTATTCTGGCGAGAAAAAGAACCAAAGATGAACCCGAAAACTCCTCTGAGCAGACTGATCTTTTCGATGATGGGGTGCAGCTTAATCTTATGGATACCCATACAGCTGAAATAATGGCAACGCTACACTCTCTGGATATTAACGGACTCACGCCTCTTGATGCCTTAAACATCCTTTCTGAGCTAAAAGCCAAGTCTAACTCTGAGGTGTAA
- a CDS encoding HD domain-containing protein, whose translation MTEKKEHIWFDDYTTSFINSNPSIEAPLVLKQEHCLRVSHEMRKLADSLKLPESEIAICAAAGLLHDVGRFEQYKKYRTFLDIKSVNHAEVGVNVIKASSALDRFNPDVRKQILMAISYHNRATLPDSEECLRLSKMLRDADKIDIWKVVIDYFKKPDAKQKKAIELNLPDTPSYSKKVVESIKSRKLSSIKSLESVNDFKLLLIGWVYDINFPHSFKVIQKRNYIKKLQSFLPPEEEISTICNLATEYVNECCR comes from the coding sequence ATGACAGAGAAAAAAGAACATATCTGGTTTGATGACTACACGACCTCCTTTATTAATTCTAACCCCTCTATTGAAGCGCCTCTGGTGCTTAAACAGGAGCACTGCCTTAGGGTTTCTCATGAGATGAGAAAGCTGGCCGATTCACTAAAACTCCCGGAGAGCGAAATAGCCATCTGTGCAGCTGCAGGGCTATTACATGACGTTGGCAGATTTGAGCAGTACAAAAAATATCGTACTTTTCTTGATATAAAATCGGTGAATCATGCAGAAGTTGGTGTTAATGTTATTAAAGCTTCATCTGCACTCGATCGTTTCAATCCAGATGTCCGCAAGCAGATACTTATGGCTATATCCTACCATAACAGAGCAACTCTGCCTGATAGTGAAGAGTGCTTAAGGCTCTCGAAAATGCTGAGAGATGCAGATAAAATCGATATCTGGAAAGTAGTTATCGACTATTTCAAAAAACCGGATGCAAAACAAAAAAAAGCTATTGAGCTTAATTTACCCGATACCCCCTCTTACTCAAAAAAAGTTGTAGAATCGATTAAGAGTCGCAAATTATCTTCAATAAAATCACTTGAAAGTGTCAATGACTTCAAACTTCTTCTTATTGGATGGGTTTATGATATAAATTTCCCCCACTCTTTTAAGGTAATACAAAAAAGAAATTACATCAAAAAACTGCAAAGCTTTCTTCCCCCAGAGGAAGAAATCAGTACGATCTGCAACTTAGCCACCGAGTATGTAAATGAGTGCTGCAGGTAG